One window of the Gordonia westfalica genome contains the following:
- a CDS encoding DUF222 domain-containing protein, with amino-acid sequence MYSLMEELAQSQRRQSREDWRRYGMVTAIAERCIAVRSTIDGGIVVSGDTDCVIRVARQLSLTRRQAEILVDEAIGLRESLPEVLDTLRDGITTRWQLQVILSRTALVPYESSITPTLDAEIAATLRSKKGSWTRARLRDEVDRLVFRHDPDLVRERRKEALDNRGMWTHTLDDGTAELTGVMAAGMCGLRRKPFVYWTIRCASTVGQRNSDAMFALLTGTVFECLCDREDCTAEVLEPDAVVAAVRSEVVIHVVTDQATLNGVPGIGWVDGHGVISDEHVRDLATRPDATITPVTPTRTAPIGVAAEAPSSDVVVIFPGSQPSDPYRPTTACADFVRIRDGYCTEPGCEKSAFGCDLDHVTECDRQRPTRGGLTSSENLNAKCRFGHLHKTFGDWVDVQYRDEDGRLVTEYVTPSVTASAVTPKPWKTCSPTCVASASNNPPKPHPHRESSPVTTPRHRTTEPPRNTPGGEPNAPATSANANDASKQTDPHRSDRSGAIPGRAICVLRYSNCR; translated from the coding sequence ATGTACTCGTTGATGGAAGAGTTGGCGCAGTCGCAACGCCGGCAGTCTCGCGAGGACTGGCGGCGGTACGGAATGGTCACCGCGATCGCCGAGCGCTGTATCGCGGTGCGCAGCACCATCGATGGCGGGATCGTCGTCAGCGGCGACACGGATTGTGTGATCCGGGTGGCCCGCCAACTGTCCCTCACCCGACGCCAGGCCGAGATCCTGGTCGACGAGGCGATCGGCCTGCGGGAATCGCTGCCCGAGGTCCTCGACACGCTCCGCGACGGGATCACCACCCGCTGGCAGCTGCAGGTGATCCTGTCGCGCACCGCGCTCGTACCGTACGAGTCGTCGATCACCCCGACCCTCGACGCCGAGATCGCCGCCACCCTGCGGTCGAAGAAAGGCTCCTGGACGCGCGCCCGGTTGCGGGACGAGGTCGACCGCCTCGTTTTCCGGCACGACCCCGACCTCGTCCGGGAACGCCGCAAAGAAGCGCTCGACAACCGTGGCATGTGGACGCACACCCTCGACGACGGGACCGCCGAGCTCACCGGGGTGATGGCTGCGGGAATGTGCGGATTGCGGCGAAAGCCGTTCGTGTACTGGACGATTCGGTGTGCAAGCACGGTTGGTCAGCGTAATTCGGATGCGATGTTCGCGTTGTTGACCGGCACCGTGTTCGAGTGCCTGTGTGATCGCGAGGACTGCACCGCGGAGGTTCTCGAACCGGATGCGGTGGTCGCTGCGGTGCGCAGCGAGGTCGTCATTCACGTCGTCACTGATCAGGCGACTCTCAACGGGGTTCCGGGGATCGGCTGGGTCGATGGGCATGGCGTCATCTCCGATGAGCATGTCCGCGACCTCGCCACCCGGCCTGATGCAACGATCACACCGGTCACCCCGACACGTACAGCGCCCATAGGTGTTGCCGCCGAAGCACCGTCGTCGGATGTCGTCGTCATCTTCCCCGGCTCGCAACCTTCTGATCCCTATCGCCCGACGACGGCGTGCGCGGACTTCGTGCGCATCCGTGACGGGTACTGCACCGAACCCGGCTGCGAAAAGTCAGCATTCGGCTGCGACCTCGACCACGTCACCGAATGCGACCGCCAGCGCCCCACCCGCGGCGGTCTCACCTCGAGTGAGAACCTCAACGCCAAGTGCCGGTTCGGGCATCTGCACAAGACGTTCGGCGACTGGGTCGATGTGCAGTACCGCGACGAGGACGGTCGCCTGGTCACCGAGTACGTCACCCCGAGCGTTACCGCATCCGCGGTGACGCCGAAACCCTGGAAGACCTGTTCCCCAACCTGCGTCGCATCCGCTTCGAACAACCCGCCCAAGCCCCACCCACACCGCGAGTCATCACCGGTGACGACACCCCGCCACCGAACAACCGAACCGCCGCGAAACACGCCCGGCGGCGAGCCGAACGCGCCCGCAACCAGCGCGAACGCGAACGACGCGAGCAAGCAGACGGACCCGCACCGTTCTGATCGTTCCGGAGCAATTCCAGGCCGGGCGATCTGTGTGCTACGTTACAGTAACTGTCGGTAA
- a CDS encoding ATP-grasp domain-containing protein has translation MTASSPRILVTTSRMPFAVDEIHKLGEAGRDVTAADTFGAAPGSHSRGARRHLVLPAPTQQTTAFVDAVIDAIGEYDITWLLPMFEEVFYLARHRDRISAAHPDVELFFPDFETLARVHDKVGFTALCREFGLPAAASVTTTSRDELREATRQWPHWFARAAFGRGGLDVLTNTGPLAGESSIDDITPTPDYPWLVQEYLAGVDRCSWSIAHHGEIVLHSCYEHPLAIDDRGGIVFASVDSPESLAAAQTIARELNWHGQISFDYLVTDDGVHHMVECNPRPTAGCTVATSAEFDTALFDPGELVIVPAGRKKMIKAAVLRDALQHPSHLRRDLAAAKGAGGVYDQPHDHLPLLYSALSLQHIAAYRKELGMDRNKSEELMATQFFDVLWDGTAIA, from the coding sequence ATGACCGCTTCCTCGCCCCGCATCCTGGTCACCACGTCCCGCATGCCCTTCGCCGTCGACGAGATCCACAAGCTCGGTGAGGCCGGCCGGGACGTGACCGCGGCGGACACGTTCGGGGCGGCGCCGGGCAGCCACTCGCGCGGCGCGCGGCGGCATCTGGTGCTCCCCGCACCCACCCAGCAGACCACGGCCTTCGTCGACGCGGTGATCGACGCGATCGGTGAGTACGACATCACCTGGCTCCTCCCGATGTTCGAGGAGGTCTTCTACCTCGCCAGGCATCGCGACCGCATCTCCGCGGCGCATCCGGACGTCGAACTGTTCTTCCCCGACTTCGAGACCCTGGCCCGCGTCCACGACAAGGTCGGATTCACCGCCCTGTGCCGCGAATTCGGACTGCCGGCCGCGGCGTCGGTGACGACGACGAGCCGCGACGAACTGCGCGAGGCCACCCGGCAGTGGCCGCACTGGTTCGCCCGGGCCGCCTTCGGGCGAGGCGGACTCGACGTCCTCACCAACACCGGGCCGCTGGCCGGGGAGTCCTCGATCGACGACATCACCCCGACGCCCGACTATCCGTGGCTCGTCCAGGAGTACCTCGCGGGCGTCGACCGGTGTAGCTGGAGCATCGCCCATCACGGCGAGATCGTGCTCCACTCCTGCTACGAGCATCCGCTCGCGATCGACGACCGCGGCGGCATCGTCTTCGCTTCCGTCGACTCGCCGGAATCGCTCGCCGCGGCGCAGACCATCGCACGAGAACTCAACTGGCATGGGCAGATCAGCTTCGACTACCTCGTCACCGACGACGGCGTCCATCACATGGTCGAGTGCAATCCGCGACCGACCGCGGGGTGCACCGTCGCGACCTCCGCGGAGTTCGACACCGCCCTGTTCGATCCCGGCGAACTCGTCATCGTCCCGGCGGGGCGCAAGAAGATGATCAAGGCGGCGGTGCTGCGTGATGCGCTGCAGCATCCGTCGCATCTGCGCCGGGACCTGGCCGCCGCCAAGGGGGCGGGCGGCGTATACGACCAACCGCACGACCACCTGCCGCTGCTCTACTCGGCCCTGTCGCTGCAGCACATCGCGGCATATCGGAAAGAGCTCGGCATGGACCGCAACAAGAGCGAGGAGCTGATGGCGACGCAGTTCTTCGACGTGCTGTGGGACGGAACTGCGATCGCCTGA
- a CDS encoding TetR/AcrR family transcriptional regulator, with protein sequence MPRIQAPTVAEHRGQQEQAILDGAKAILAETGEAPTLAAVGKRVGLARSSVYQYYPSSEQLVAAVLADLLPSWDRFVRDRVGAQTEPGQQIWGYICANVELFVGSEQAVANALVRIVDPSVLQEPMQRFHRELQEPLVEALTAHGEPRPLEVAQLIDSMIVQACRSLGAEHSENPPRTPSTANGSEITEMIRRLIGGYLGLPDDRPGSVQRKA encoded by the coding sequence TTGCCACGCATCCAGGCGCCCACCGTCGCCGAACACCGAGGCCAGCAGGAGCAGGCGATCCTCGATGGCGCGAAGGCCATCCTCGCGGAGACCGGCGAGGCACCGACCCTGGCCGCGGTCGGTAAGCGCGTGGGCCTCGCCCGCTCCAGCGTCTACCAGTACTACCCGTCCAGCGAGCAACTCGTGGCTGCGGTCCTGGCCGATCTCCTCCCCAGTTGGGATCGGTTCGTCCGCGATCGTGTCGGCGCACAGACCGAACCGGGACAGCAGATCTGGGGATACATCTGTGCGAACGTCGAGCTGTTCGTCGGGTCGGAACAGGCAGTGGCCAACGCGCTCGTCCGAATCGTCGATCCGAGCGTCCTGCAGGAGCCGATGCAACGGTTCCACCGGGAACTCCAGGAGCCGCTCGTCGAAGCCCTCACGGCCCACGGCGAGCCGCGTCCGCTCGAGGTCGCCCAGCTGATCGACTCGATGATCGTCCAGGCGTGCAGGTCACTGGGAGCCGAACATTCCGAGAACCCACCCAGGACACCTTCGACGGCCAACGGGTCGGAGATCACCGAGATGATCCGCCGGCTGATCGGCGGCTACCTCGGGCTTCCCGACGACCGGCCCGGATCGGTTCAGCGGAAGGCGTAG
- a CDS encoding ABC transporter ATP-binding protein, protein MTALVLTDVSLVHGDGEDLVTALDAVNLEVAAGEFVAVVGPSGSGKSSLLAVAGGLITPTSGKVTVGDADLGTASKRELTRIRREHIGFVFQSGNLLDALTVEDQLRLPLTFGRATESRSPAELLAGVGMSHKAKRRPHQLSGGERQRVGIARALMTRPDVLLVDEPTAALDRRRSHEIVELLAREAHEHGVATVMMTHDQDVLLHRDKVYEMVDGHLNPGSAASA, encoded by the coding sequence ATGACCGCGCTCGTACTCACCGACGTCAGCCTTGTCCACGGCGACGGGGAGGACCTGGTCACCGCGCTCGACGCAGTGAACCTCGAGGTCGCCGCCGGCGAGTTCGTCGCCGTCGTGGGCCCCTCCGGATCGGGCAAGTCCAGCCTCCTGGCCGTCGCAGGCGGTCTCATCACCCCCACGTCGGGGAAGGTCACCGTCGGCGACGCCGACCTGGGGACCGCGTCGAAGCGCGAGCTGACCCGGATTCGTCGCGAACACATCGGGTTCGTCTTCCAGAGCGGCAACCTGCTCGACGCGCTGACCGTCGAGGACCAGCTGAGATTGCCGCTGACCTTCGGTCGCGCCACCGAGTCCCGCTCACCTGCCGAACTCCTCGCCGGCGTCGGTATGTCGCACAAGGCGAAGCGCCGCCCCCATCAGTTGTCGGGCGGGGAACGACAGCGCGTCGGTATCGCGCGGGCGCTGATGACCCGACCGGACGTCCTCCTCGTCGACGAGCCCACCGCGGCCCTCGACCGGCGGCGCAGTCACGAGATCGTCGAACTGCTCGCACGAGAGGCCCACGAACACGGCGTCGCGACGGTCATGATGACCCATGACCAGGACGTTCTCCTACACCGTGACAAGGTGTACGAGATGGTCGACGGACATCTGAACCCGGGGTCTGCGGCGTCCGCATGA